Part of the Tachypleus tridentatus isolate NWPU-2018 unplaced genomic scaffold, ASM421037v1 Hic_cluster_2, whole genome shotgun sequence genome is shown below.
TGCATAAATCTTTGCTTTTCCCATAGCTTAACACTTTCATTATACAAGGACTCAATATCAGCTTTTATCACACTCAATGGTTCAttgtttcacttaaatatttaGCTTTATGGGCAAGATAATCAAGTAAAACATCCAACAATTTTTATCGTTATTGGTTGGTGATTCATCACTGATTAATGAAAACTTATTATTCTGGATATTTTCCAATGTTTTATtctccagtttttttttatattccatatTTCATCTTATACAAAACAGCAgtacaaaacattaaatgtatttgaTGAAGAGACTTGAAGTTAGATGTTAAAACTTTCAACACATACATCAAAACTGGAACAGCTGTAAATAGTTGTGAACTGTTTTAAAAGTACCTTAAATAGCACACACTGAAAAACTATGATAATTAGGTTTTCTGGTTAGATTACACACGAACTGTTAAGtgatatgttaataattattgataGGTTAATATGACACAATATAAAAtacggtatgtatatatattattcatatatattatactgCAACATATTCTTTACTGCCTAATGAAGGGAATCAGCCTAAAACATTGAAAccctagaaaaacaacaacaagtggaACAACACTCATTCAAGCAAATAAATCACAACACAATAGTCCTACCATCAGACTGTATACCATCACCTAATCATTCATTTGTTCACCTTTAGCTAAAAAAAGCATTTGTTTTAGTCTGCATTCTCACAAAATCTTCTATTTTCTTTGTGTTCTGGCTAATCGATTACTTAACATCACAATATGCTGTTGCTAATCAGTGGCAGGGCAAATAGGATTACAGACTGCATCTACAAAAATAGTGAGTGAAAGTTTCAAAAAAGTTATAATGtcattttattgttcatttgtttggcCACATTTGGAGTAGTATTCAATTTTGGGCTCCTTACCTCATaaaggacattgaattattggaaagtgTTACTAGGATAGCACCTCTGATGTTCAAAGATCTTATTGAGcatatttaagattgtaaaatgaaTTCACACTGTTGGtgcattttcatatttaaaagtgagAAAGATAAGACTAGGGAACTGATATTTTGTTCTCATAGTCACTTAACATTTTTGTgaactaaaatgtattttcagtaataGTTACTGCCACTGACAATTTAGTCATTCTTTGCCATCGGCTTGTCCAAGCACTTTTAAGCACTAGTCTCACATGCTTCAGTCTTTTGTAATGCAGGTAAATGCCCCTGGTAAcatctaatttgcaaatttctccaccaTTGTCAATGTGTCCTCTATCCTGGTACTATATATATAAGTATCTGACTTAGATAGTGTAATCACTTTATCAAGACTGACACTGGCTCTCAGTGGGGAAGCAGGGTAGAAGTCGGTGAAGAtgagtattattgaaaatacattttcctgaatggaaaatgttaacttccaaaacatatttaCCATTAGCTGACAATATAGCAAGAATCCCACCCTCAGAAAGTAGAGGGAACTGTGTGAgcatgatccatacagaaagtgTCTGCACTGAACAGTGGTGTATGAAGATAAAAGTGGTACACAAATGGGAGAACCACACTACAtacagaacaggtatgctcttcacccaaAACTTAGTTCCTATATCAAAGGTGGAATAGTACATGAGTAATTATTACAAGCCAATCTCAACCAGACAATCAAAGCTGCAACAACTCAGGGTTGGAATTAAGGGGCCTTGGTCCCTATATCCCACGTTGGCATTAATGGCTATAGGACTGCAATGTCAtagatatatatacttttgatttAATCCCAACCTGTAACTGTAGAATGACGTGTTTTGCACcaacaaaactacaacaaaaaagtaaGCAACACTGAAGTGAACAAACTTTCACCTGAACTAGTCCAGGTGAAATCATCCAGTATGGAATTACAAATACTCATTCTCTCTCCCTAACCAAATGGATAATGAGTATTTGGCTTGCCCCAAGAATTATGTAGAGAATGTGGAACCTGTGCTCAATTAAGGACCTAAGGTCAGAGTATTTCACATTTGGAATTACGAGGAGAAAGTGGATTTCCTTCCatagataataaaaaaactgacattgataaaaaaaatggtCTATGCACCCCCTCAACCAGATAGCTTCATGTCAACTATGAACTGAAATTATGAGTAGGCTCTCACAGAGATTGGTCCTACTCTAAATGACATATGAGAAAAACATCCAGGGACCAAAGTACGAGTGCCCCTAACTTTGCTCTCTTCTCTAACACTCTGGAGGAAAAGCCTCTGTCCAATACCACAGGGACACTGTGTATGGTAATGACTCCCTAGCTCCATTAGTAAAATCTGAGGGTAGGGAAATGCAAGATGGGAGTCCTGAGGAACTGTGCAATAGGTGGGCCAATTTCcctaaatttttaaagaaaaaccaaccccgatttattcaatccaatgacTGGCAGAATCACCTTTAGCTTTATTCAGGATAGTTCATGAATAGCAGTCCATGATAATATAGTAATATCATCTAGAAAGCACTTAGATGGTCTTATTGAACACATCATTTCTACAGATCCTGTCAAAATCAGTAGTAAGATTTACCAAATCAGCTGCTAGTGTTGAAATGGACTGAGAGAAGCACACTTGTCTTGGCAACACTCTTCACAAAGTAGAAACCAGTGAAATCAATATATAGGGGACCCTGGAAAATAAAGATACAAGAGTGTACAAATATACCCCCTTCCTCCTTATAATCCAGCAGATGTTAAAAACAGTCATGGGGTAAGGAAAAACTCCCAAGCATGTAAAGAACATGAGAGAAAAGCAGTGGAAGAAGTCTGAATATTGGCCTGTAAAAAGTTCACCACTGTATTAATGAAAGAGCCAGCAAAAAACATGTGCTGAATCTGTTGAGATGTAATTCAGAAGATACCTCAACTGTATGGACCAAAATATGCAAAATGGATACTTGGGAATCCACTTCTGAAGAAATTGGGAAATTCAAGAGAAACTGAAGGATCCCAATGGAAACACAGTCAAGAAGATTACCACAAAAGGAGAAAAAGTGAATCACAAAACACTTTCAGGTTTGATAGaccaaaacaaattttcagtttacaATCAATTGGAGTTGTGAGAAAGAGATGGTAAAAGAATTGCTGAGATAGATGTACCCCCTTTCCATACTTGCCACAGGCTTAGAAAGAAAAGTCCTATGGGGAGAAGAGAAAGTTTTACATATATGTCAATTACTCCAATTTATGACATCAAAACGTCAGCAGCCAAAAAACGAGAAATTCCATCAATAAGTGGAAAACCAAGGCAAGCAAACAGAAAAGGAGAAAACAAGGTTAATCTATCTCATtacataatacaatattaaagCTTCCAGCCTGAACCAGAAATATCAAGaaggagaagaaaataaatacctTCATCAACAAGATGGGAGTAGACTAAAAGAAGACAAGCAAAAGCCCCACACAAAATCACATACCTAAATGAGGAATAGAAAAAAAGGATTAGGATCCAAATCAGACTTCAAAAGTCAATATAGTGAAGAAAAATGTCAGAAAACAGAATCCATATTCTCTCCAGGATCAACAAAAAGACAACTTCAGAAGCCCTAAAATAAAACACCCCAGGACAAATGAAAGTCTCCATTTCTCAGTggataaaaaaatggaaaactgCATACCAAAGAAAAGAGATGCTATATAACAAAGGAGGAGTATGGAAAGGTGGATTAATTACCTTGCTGGCAACAGTAACATGGGAATTCATACCTGCAAATATCAtgtcttttttttgtaattataattatactgaaATCCACAAGATGGTGTGAAAATTACATTCCACAATGGGGAAATAAGCAACACATTGTTGTCATTAGAATAAGTGATTAAATTATCTGAGTCAGGTACttgtatacagtaccaggatagaaaATGCATAGAAGAGGgaggagaaatttgcaaattagatattGCTAAGGGCATTTAAATgggttataaaacaatatatgaaaccaATGATTAGATAGACAGAGCTGATGTCAAAGAATAGCTGTTTTGTCAGCTGATGGTTAGTATGTTTTGGAAtaacaattatttcatttaaatattacacatatatgaACCTTAACAGCTAAGTATATTGCAAAATATACACAGAGAAAACTAAAACCAATCCCatcaataccaaaaatatataaaagtatcaaATCTCAAGTGATGTTATGGTATTTGAGCTTTATATGCTGAACTgatgtaaatgttttgttatttataacacattcatatgtgcattgtttaaaacaactaacaattttaattttttgaaaagtttaatagAAGTTTCAGACAATCTCTATTGTCTGTATTAAAAtgactgaaaatatttcttagcCGTTACTTTTATCATATAATAGCTTAATAAAATGTAATCCAATCATTATATTCAACTTGTCTTGTTGCCACACAATGAAATTACGATCAAATAACTGAGAAAATATCATACacaattctataaataaaataaaaacattgaacatTATTCTTTTGAATTTAAGAGTAGATTTGTAGAAAAGGGTGTGACATGTCACATGttgatattttctattttatttcagtagagataaaaataatttcagatgtcatttttgttttcatttcaaaaaataaataaaagaaaaatgcaattagaataagttaaaacaaatgaTTGTGATTCTTGCAGTTAAAAAATGTCCAATATGCTCTTAGAAATCTTTCACACTTTTAACTTTTCCTGGGCAGACTGTAATCTGTATCTAACAAATATATGTACAACTCATGTAAGATTGTAAAATGTCAGGCCCATCTGAATAGGATGTAAATATGTGGTTTCTGtacatatcaggtcatcccttaagtcatgtccaattttaggttcagaaaaaagagaaaggatttcaaatgcttttactgttatttcatcaacaatgtatgttccattattattaattatttcctgccaatgattcacaagcttctgaattcCACTTCTATAAAATCATTGGGATTTGAAGGAAAATAATGTAATAGAgaatagttttgacatcttcatgtgttctaaGCTGTTTTCCATTAAGAAAGTTCTgcaaacatcaaaataaattataatcagatggggcaaggtctagaGAATAAAGAGAATgtgaaagtttttcccagtcCAGCTCTTCAATCTTTTCAGATGTGATCCTTACATTATTCTGGTATAATACAACACCTTTACAAATGAtaaaagcaggcctcttttctttcagtgtaacattcaagtgctctaactgttaacaatagaagtctgGTGTAAATgctacattgagtggcagcaactcaaagtgaatcacatcaacaatatcccaccaaatgttTAACAAGATTTTCCTATTTCGGGGTGTGCCTTAGCTATTTTATTtgtactgagccattgtctgtagtactaaacatttttataaaatatccatttttcgtTTCCAGTCACTATTTTGCCCCCAAAAAAAGTAAGTtacattcacaagagtgcagaaaAGTACAAATAGCCACTCTTGCTccaaggttggcttctgtcaaatcatgatggacccattttccaagttttaacacctcctataaacaccttgaatgttttgggTAGTTTCTGCTTCACTACTGCCTTTttcaaactcataaagcattacatATTTAAAGTGGTCcccagacacatccatcttcataagtgtttatttgattaatgatctgaaaaagtggagttgggttagtttcttttatttgtttgaatatttttacacatgtcctactacataatTAGTCactaaagccttctacaaagacagaaatgattatgcactttctgtattaaatttttggacattatttATCAGATAACCTGGTATATGCTGCACCTCTtgctatttgttattttcttatacCTCTCTTGTTCCACACTAACCATTGCTGTTAAGCCACATCAGTGCACAAATAAAAAGCTAATAATGATGAAACACATTACAAGCATGGAATAGTGGTTGTGCTATTTATGTAAACCATACCCAACTTTAGATTTCATGGTGATATGCATTTTGTTATGAATAAGTTAACATTAACACaccaataataaagaataatgtaaacATGGTGGAGATGAGAAGAAAGAAAATCATATTTGCTGGTTTGTTGAGTGTTTACCCAAATTTGATAAATGATGCTGTAAAAATAGTAATGTATTGTATGAATAAATATGAGAATACAGGCTATAAAGCTTCAATTCTAAGATACAATGGACTAAGCAGAAATACCAATACTTGTGCAGCTGATTAACCACACATGAACTATCACAACTCACACACACACCAAACAACTGTAAGATTGATATTTCTTATGCTATGTTGTAATGCTTAATGTTTCTCtgagaaattaaaatatcaaagtgTCTGATTCTAGAaactaaaacattcaaatttCATGTGTGGACacttttattcaagtttttataatgcaacattttcattactaccatttttactataattgtgaGCATTCTCTTCTCTAAAATTTGGAACCTGAAGATCTCTTTGGTATTGTTTATATTGGGACGCCTGTCCTGTTATCTGTTCTAACCTCACAGCCAAGGAAGAAAGTAAGTCTGTAACTTTCTGTGGATCAGAGTTCACGTCCATAAGAAATGACTCCTAAAATACATACATTccacaaaaattataatacttcaaGAACTTATTTTGTCAGTAACTCTTACATTTCCAAAACTATCACACATACAAACATAAATCTATCTTTAGGCACCCAACACACACACTTCCACTCTTTCCCTTTGACACAGATAGAGATATTATGAAAATGATTGATATATAACATAAGAAACACCAAGAAGGTGTTTGATGATATTATAgccataatatttcattttaaaacctaataattaaaacagacattttacattaaaatcatCTTGAGTTCTACAACATATGACATGAAGAATGTGTGAATTTGAATGCCATATTCTGGGTTaatcaataaaaaattttaaaaagtgacattttttgttcattgtaataataacatttgtaTCATCCAAAGCATGCTCATTAGACTAAGGACATATAACAGTATAAAAGCAGTCACATAACATGTAAGAGGAGAACAGCCCTTACTGTGATGGAAAGATGAATGTTTGTGCTTGATATCTgtttaactatgtatattgttttagtaCTTTCTGTTTATCAAGCAAATAGAACTGACAAACCTCGAGAATATTTTTGATGTTTACCTTCACACAAGATAATACTAAGAGAATTGAAAAGACTTTCTGTAcacataatatttactttttgacTTGTCTTAGtaagtaaaaaacatttgtaaaaatttatttctcctgttttttttttatttcagatatcCATGCAAAGCCACAAAATGATGATCTGCACTAACTATCTCTAATGTTTAAATTGaaagaccagagagaaagcagctagtcaacagcattcaTTTCTAACCTTTGGGCTACACCAAAGTAATAGGAATTGACTGTCGCTTATGGTGCACCACTAGCCATACTGTGTAGAGCATGCACAAGTTTGTAACAATGCCTGACCCTTCTTATCTCAACATCTCTTTTTAACTCTTTCACCTTTTGCTTAAGTTCATCAATATCCTTAACAAGTTCAAATTTGTTATACATGTCTGTCTTTCTGATGATTCATGTTTGAGAGTTTTCTGCAAGTGACAGAGCAAACCACCTGAAGCctataaaaaaacatgaacaacATCCTAAGTTAGATTACAAACACACATCAGTCCTGAAATAACAAATCTTACTCTAAAGGATAACATATAGTTTTCAATgatg
Proteins encoded:
- the LOC143242998 gene encoding uncharacterized protein LOC143242998 isoform X3 translates to MLHVQIKYSGITRESFLMDVNSDPQKVTDLLSSLAVRLEQITGQASQYKQYQRDLQVPNFREENAHNYSKNGSNENVAL
- the LOC143242998 gene encoding uncharacterized protein LOC143242998 isoform X1, which codes for MDSYSVPVPPEDIAGYSESFLMDVNSDPQKVTDLLSSLAVRLEQITGQASQYKQYQRDLQVPNFREENAHNYSKNGSNENVAL